A window of Salarias fasciatus mitochondrion, complete genome genomic DNA:
CCTTCCATTAAGCCCCTCAGGACATAAATGAGCACTAATGCTGGCCTCCCTAATGCTTTTTCTCATCACTCTAAACATGCTAGGCCTGCTCCCATACACTTTTACACCAACAACACAATTATCCCTCAACATGGCACTCGCCGTCCCCTTATGACTTGCAACTGTTATTATCGGGATACGAAATCAGCCCACCCACGCCCTTGGCCACCTTCTTCCAGAAGGCACCCCCACCCCACTTATTCCCATTCTTATTATCATCGAGACAATTAGCCTGTTCATTCGACCCCTGGCCCTAGGAGTCCGACTTACCGCCAACCTGACAGCCGGTCATCTACTAATTCAACTTATTGCCACAGCAGCATTTGTTTTACTCCCCCTTATGCCCACCGTAGCCCTACTCACAACAGCCCTTCTGTTCCTACTGACCCTCTTAGAAGTCGCCGTTGCTATAATCCAGGCCTATGTTTTCGTCCTTCTCCTAAGCCTCTATCTACAAGAAAACGTTTAATGGCCCATCAAGCACACGCATACCACATAGTTGACCCAAGCCCATGACCCCTTACAGGTGCTGTTGCAGCTCTGCTACTAACTTCAGGGACAGCCATTTGAATACATTTCCATTCAACAACCTTAATAACACTAGGACTGGCCCTTCTCCTCCTGACAATGTACCAATGATGACGAGATATCGTCCGTGAAGGAACTTTCCAAGGCCACCACACCCCCCCAGTACAAAAAGGCCTCCGATACGGTATGATCCTGTTTATTACCTCAGAAGTCTTCTTCTTTATTGGATTTTTCTGAGCCTTCTATCACTCAAGCCTCGCTCCCACCCCTGAGTTAGGAGGCTGCTGACCCCCCACAGGTATTACAGCTTTAGACCCTTTTGAGGTACCCCTACTAAACACAGCAGTTCTTCTTGCATCCGGCGTAACAGTAACATGAGCACATCACAGCATCATAGAGGGCAATCGGAAGCAAGCCATCCAGTCCCTACTTCTAACTATCCTCCTCGGATTCTACTTCACAGCCCTCCAAGGACTAGAATACTACGAAGCCCCATTTACTATTGCAGATGGGGTCTACGGATCGACCTTCTTTGTTGCCACAGGATTTCACGGCCTCCATGTAATTATCGGATCCACCTTCTTGGCCGTTTGCCTTCTGCGCCAAATTCAATACCACTTCACATCCGAACACCATTTCGGATTTGAGGCTGCTGCCTGATACTGACATTTTGTTGACGTAGTATGGCTCTTCCTCTATATCTCCATCTACTGATGAGGCTCATAATCTTCCTAGTATAATCGCGAGTATAAGTGACTTCCAATCACCCGGCCTTGGTTCAAACCCAAGGGAAGATAATGAACTTAATTATGATTATAATTACCATCTCCGCTGTCCTATCTACTATCCTAGCACTCGTGTCATTCTGACTCCCCCAAATAAGCCCCGACCACGAAAAACTCTCCCCATACGAATGCGGCTTTGACCCTCTCGGCTCAGCACGACTGCCTTTTTCAATACGATTTTTCCTCGTCGCCATCCTCTTTCTTCTATTTGACCTGGAAATCGCCCTTCTCCTCCCCCTTCCCTGAGGAGACCAGCTATCGTCCCCACTAACCACCTTTTTATGGGCCGCCTTGGTCTTAGCGCTTCTCACACTAGGACTAATTTATGAATGAATTCAAGGAGGCTTAGAATGAGCTGAATAGGTTGTTAGTTTAAAAAAACACTTGATTTCGGCTCAAGAATTTGCAGTTAAAATCTGTGACAGCCTAATGATACCCGCCCAATTCGCCTTCTCGTCAGCTTTCATCGTAGGTCTAGCAGGACTAGCTTTTCACCGCACCCACCTCTTATCAGCTCTTCTATGCCTGGAAGGAATAATACTATCCCTATTTATTGCCCTCTCCTTATGAATATTATCAACAGATTCTACCACCTTCTCCGCCTCCCCCATTCTCCTCCTGGCTTTCTCGGCTTGTGAAGCAAGTACAGGACTTGCCCTTCTTGTTGCGACATCCCGAACCCACGGATCCGATCGACTTCACGCCCTCAACTTACTACAATGCTAAAAATCCTCGCACCAACAATTATGCTCATCCCGACAATCTGGTTGCTCCCTTCAAAAAAACTATGATCAATCTCACTTTCCTATAGCCTCATTATCGCCATTTATAGCCTCACCCTACTTAATAACCCAGCAGAAGTCGGCTGAACTATGCTTGGCCAATACTTAGCGACAGACCCCCTATCTTCCCCCCTCACTGTCCTAACATGCTGACTACTCCCCCTAATAATTCTTGCCAGCCAAAACCACACAGCTCATGACCCATTAAACCGCCAACGAACTTATATTACTCTGCTGACCTCCCTACAAATGTTTTTAATTCTCGCCTTCAACGCCACCGAACTAATTATGTTTTACATCATATTCGAAGCCACACTAATCCCTACCCTGATAATTATTACCCGGTGAGGCAACCAGACCGAGCGTCTGAACGCAGGCACATATTTTCTATTCTACACCCTTGCAGGATCCCTTCCTCTATTGGTAGCACTTCTTCACCTCCATAATGTTACCGGCACTCTCTCAACACTTACCCTTCCTTTAATCCAACCCCTCCACTTAACCTCGTACGCAGATAAGTTCCTCTGAGCCGGGTGCCTTCTTGCCTTCCTAGTGAAAATACCTCTTTATGGAGTACACCTCTGGCTTCCAAAAGCCCACGTAGAAGCCCCCGTAGCCGGCTCAATAGTGCTAGCCGCAGTTCTTCTAAAACTTGGAGGCTACGGCATACTTCGAATCATTTTACTGCTCGACCCCTTAACAAAGGAAATAAGCTACCCTTTCATAGTCCTCGCGATATGAGGTCTAGTTATGGCTGGGTCCGTCTGTATACGTCAAACAGATCTAAAATCTCTCATTGCATACTCCTCTGTCAGCCACATGGGCCTTGTTGCTGCTGGAATCCTAATCCAAACACCCTGAGGCCTAGCGGGGGCTATCGCCCTTATAATCGCCCATGGCCTCACATCTTCAGCCCTCTTCTGTCTCGCAAATACTAACTACGAGCGTACTCATAGCCGAACGATACTTCTCGCCCGGGGGCTACAAATGACCCTCCCATTAATGACCTCTTGATGGCTCCTAATAACCCTTGCCAACCTAGCACTCCCCCCATCCCCCAATCTCATAGGCGAGTTAATAATCATCGTTTCTGCCTTCAACTGGTCTTATTGGACTCTTATCTTAACTGGCACTGCCACACTAATCACAGCCGCCTATTCTCTATACATATTCCTCATAACACAACGAGGCCCTCTTCCCCCCCACATTATTGCCCTCCAACCCACATACTCCCGAGAACACTTACTTATCACCCTCCATCTCTTACCTTTGCTACTAATTATCTTAAAGCCAGAAACAATTTTAGGATGAGCTGCCTGTAAATATAGATTAACTAAATCACTGGTCTGTGATCCCAGAGACAGGGGTTAAACTCCCCTTATTCACCGAGAGAGGCTCGCCAGCAACGAAGACTGCTAATCTCCGCCACCCTAGTTGAACCCTGGGGCTCACTCAAGCTTCTGAAGGATAATAGCTCATCCGCTGGTCTTAGGAACCAGAAACTCTTGGTGCAACTCCAAGCAGAAACTATGCATCTAACCCCCTTAATTATATCCTCAAGCATGATTCTTATTTTTGTTATCCTCGTGTATCCGACTCTCACAACACTAAGCCCCAAGCCAACCAGCCCTAGCTGGCCCCTCTCAATAGCCAAAAACTCCGTCATGATCTCTTTTTTTGTTAGCCTTGTCCCCCTGGTATTATTCATAAACGAAGGGGCTGAGGCCATCATTACAAACTTCTCATGAATCAATATCCACTCATTTAATATCAGCCTAAGTTTCAACTTTGACCTCTATTCTACCGTATTTGTCCCCATCGCACTCTACGTAACATGGTCAATCCTAGAGTTTGCATCATGATACATGCACTCAGATCCTAATATCTCACGCTTTTTTAAGTATCTCCTGATCTTTCTCACCGCAATACTGGTCCTCGTTACTGCAAATAACATATTTCAACTGTTCATTGGATGAGAAGGTGTCGGTATCATATCCTTCCTTCTCATCGGGTGATGATACGGCCGGGCAGATGCAAACACCGCAGCCCTCCAAGCCGTCCTGTA
This region includes:
- the ATP6 gene encoding ATP synthase F0 subunit 6 (TAA stop codon is completed by the addition of 3' A residues to the mRNA); this encodes MMLNFFDQFLSPTLMGIPLILVSLTIPWALYPQPTARWLNNRLLTLQGWFINRFTQQIFLPLSPSGHKWALMLASLMLFLITLNMLGLLPYTFTPTTQLSLNMALAVPLWLATVIIGMRNQPTHALGHLLPEGTPTPLIPILIIIETISLFIRPLALGVRLTANLTAGHLLIQLIATAAFVLLPLMPTVALLTTALLFLLTLLEVAVAMIQAYVFVLLLSLYLQENV
- the COX3 gene encoding cytochrome c oxidase subunit III (TAA stop codon is completed by the addition of 3' A residues to the mRNA), which translates into the protein MAHQAHAYHMVDPSPWPLTGAVAALLLTSGTAIWMHFHSTTLMTLGLALLLLTMYQWWRDIVREGTFQGHHTPPVQKGLRYGMILFITSEVFFFIGFFWAFYHSSLAPTPELGGCWPPTGITALDPFEVPLLNTAVLLASGVTVTWAHHSIMEGNRKQAIQSLLLTILLGFYFTALQGLEYYEAPFTIADGVYGSTFFVATGFHGLHVIIGSTFLAVCLLRQIQYHFTSEHHFGFEAAAWYWHFVDVVWLFLYISIYWWGS
- the ND3 gene encoding NADH dehydrogenase subunit 3 (TAA stop codon is completed by the addition of 3' A residues to the mRNA), with product MNLIMIMITISAVLSTILALVSFWLPQMSPDHEKLSPYECGFDPLGSARLPFSMRFFLVAILFLLFDLEIALLLPLPWGDQLSSPLTTFLWAALVLALLTLGLIYEWIQGGLEWAE
- the ND4L gene encoding NADH dehydrogenase subunit 4L encodes the protein MMPAQFAFSSAFIVGLAGLAFHRTHLLSALLCLEGMMLSLFIALSLWMLSTDSTTFSASPILLLAFSACEASTGLALLVATSRTHGSDRLHALNLLQC
- the ND4 gene encoding NADH dehydrogenase subunit 4 (TAA stop codon is completed by the addition of 3' A residues to the mRNA), translated to MLKILAPTIMLIPTIWLLPSKKLWSISLSYSLIIAIYSLTLLNNPAEVGWTMLGQYLATDPLSSPLTVLTCWLLPLMILASQNHTAHDPLNRQRTYITLLTSLQMFLILAFNATELIMFYIMFEATLIPTLMIITRWGNQTERLNAGTYFLFYTLAGSLPLLVALLHLHNVTGTLSTLTLPLIQPLHLTSYADKFLWAGCLLAFLVKMPLYGVHLWLPKAHVEAPVAGSMVLAAVLLKLGGYGMLRIILLLDPLTKEMSYPFMVLAMWGLVMAGSVCMRQTDLKSLIAYSSVSHMGLVAAGILIQTPWGLAGAIALMIAHGLTSSALFCLANTNYERTHSRTMLLARGLQMTLPLMTSWWLLMTLANLALPPSPNLMGELMIIVSAFNWSYWTLILTGTATLITAAYSLYMFLMTQRGPLPPHIIALQPTYSREHLLITLHLLPLLLIILKPETILGWAA